ACGGAACCATCTGCCCGGATGATGAAGGCGTGATCCTTGTCTGCAACACGGTTGGGTCGGCCCGCCAGCGTCATGTAGTCATTCAGGTGACGCTTCGGGTTATAGAGGAAGACATTCTGTGCGTAGACGGCACCGATGACGTTGATGGTGTTGGGACGCGATGGGACACGGAAGACATCACCATTCTGCAGTGGAATCTGCGGCACACCGCTTAGTCCGGCGCTGTCGGGCTTGAACTCCAGGACCACACGGCCGGTCGCCCGAAGCGTGCGAAGCTGCGCTACAAGATTCCGTTCCAACGTCAGCGCATTCGGATCGGATAATCCATTGGTGGAAGATGCCCCGGTAATAGCAGTCTGGCGGTCCAGATCGGTGGAAAGTTGCGTAATGTATTCATCCAGCCGCTGCTGTTGCATGGCGCGAGCGCTCTCACGCAAAAAGCTGGAACCGTAGAGATATGCGTCAGATGTGAAGCCCCCCGCGCGCTGAATGAGATGTTCCAAGGTCTCGTTCGGCTCTACGCTGTAAACACCCGCTCCAACGAACTCGCCTTCCAGGCGGACGTACTTGGTCTGTTCGCTCTGCGGCACGAGCACATCCCGCTGATTAAGGATCGTAACGACGTCGCCGGGTTGCAGCTCAAGATTCTGGGCGGGATCATGGCCTGCAACGAGTTTGCCTAGATTGAATGGGATCAGAGAGGTCTTTAACGTATTGGGATTCAGGCGCTCGATGACAGCGTAAGACCAGTCGATCTCTGGCGCAGGAATGCGAATGGTGTTCACGTCCTTCGTCGCAAGCACGATGGAGGGCTTGAGACGCTGTTGCGCTGCCGGGGACAAGCCCATGGCCTCGCTGATACCTTGCCCGTACTGCGATTGCCCAGACTGGTTCTGTCCGGACTGGCTTCCCTGCGCCCCCTGTTGCTGTGGTTGCTGCTGTGCTTGCTGCTGGTCAAACAGCATCGCAGTGCGGCTGCCGTTCGCAACAGCGCCTGAAGAAAGATTATTGGCACTGCTGGCTGCATTAGTCGCTTCCTGGTCCAGGCTGAGCGTCGAACTGGAAGTAACGCCGCTCGAGGCCAGCGCAGCCTGGCTGGAATCCTGATTGTCAATCGCCGGGGGTTGGACCGACGTCAGAGCATCGCGCGCAGAGGGAGGCCCCGTCGGCCGCTGTGGGGAGCGGTACAAGGTTGAATCTATGTCTGCGCCACCGGCTACAGGCGGGCGATCCCTATACTCGTAAGGCTCGAAGAGTGGCGTAGGAACACCCATGCGATTGCGTTCCCGCCAAAAATCGCCGGTCAGCAGGGCTGCGCGATCCGGAAGGATATCGCTGAGGTGCATGCCGGGCTTCCAAGCGAAGCGCCCCGGATTGGCCAGGTTCCCACGAACCGTGATTGACGATTCAAAGCCGGAATCGATGTGATTGGCGTACAGCACATCACCGTCGTGAAGCGGCATGGCACGGGCGGCCACATCAAGCTGGACGGTCATCGCATGGCGCTGACCGTCCGTGTCAACACGCTCCAAGCGAATCTGCCGCGTGGAGGCCGTCGCGGAAAAGCCACCTGCAAGCGTCAACAGATCCTGTAAAGAGTTAGCGGCGGAGGTATCGTCCTTGAGCTCAAACACGGCTGGATGACGAACACTGCCCGCCACGGCTACCTGTGGCCCAACAACCGGAATGAAGATCGTGTCTCCACTTTCCAGGCGCACATCATGGCTCTTATCGCCCTTTAATACAAGGTCGTAGAGATCAAGCTCGCCAACGGTCTGGCTACCACGCCGGATCTGGATGTGGCGCATAGAGCCTGCGAGCGTCGGTCCGCCGGAGGCGAACAGCGCGTTTAATACCGTGG
This region of Granulicella tundricola MP5ACTX9 genomic DNA includes:
- a CDS encoding polysaccharide biosynthesis/export family protein, with product MFRLTSRRLSLNIFRIVALASLPVAAFSQTSTSADCSTTLLSGTGPCSSQATGVDITNGSLINSTGVPYATSGQQRPPDNAPVYVDSAGYRQIRQGNDGTDRNQTFFPPDPVSDFQKLTRSSTGEILPLFGRDLFQRAPSTFAPADQIPVTADYIVGPGDEVLLHLWGAEQVNGNSQLTVDTSGNIYVPRVGAIHVAGLRMDQLQGQISAEINHIYRNYRIAVSLGHLRSIQIYVVGEARRPGTYTISSLSTVLNALFASGGPTLAGSMRHIQIRRGSQTVGELDLYDLVLKGDKSHDVRLESGDTIFIPVVGPQVAVAGSVRHPAVFELKDDTSAANSLQDLLTLAGGFSATASTRQIRLERVDTDGQRHAMTVQLDVAARAMPLHDGDVLYANHIDSGFESSITVRGNLANPGRFAWKPGMHLSDILPDRAALLTGDFWRERNRMGVPTPLFEPYEYRDRPPVAGGADIDSTLYRSPQRPTGPPSARDALTSVQPPAIDNQDSSQAALASSGVTSSSTLSLDQEATNAASSANNLSSGAVANGSRTAMLFDQQQAQQQPQQQGAQGSQSGQNQSGQSQYGQGISEAMGLSPAAQQRLKPSIVLATKDVNTIRIPAPEIDWSYAVIERLNPNTLKTSLIPFNLGKLVAGHDPAQNLELQPGDVVTILNQRDVLVPQSEQTKYVRLEGEFVGAGVYSVEPNETLEHLIQRAGGFTSDAYLYGSSFLRESARAMQQQRLDEYITQLSTDLDRQTAITGASSTNGLSDPNALTLERNLVAQLRTLRATGRVVLEFKPDSAGLSGVPQIPLQNGDVFRVPSRPNTINVIGAVYAQNVFLYNPKRHLNDYMTLAGRPNRVADKDHAFIIRADGSVFSREHAKSILSNRFDEATIYPGDSIVVPEKLIKPTLTRQLLDYSQILSGFGLAAAAIEVIR